CATCCGCACCAAGGGCGAGCACGCTGGGGAACCGGCCGCAAGCCTGGAATCGACGCTGGTCCACATCGGTCTGATCAAGATCGACGGCACCCAGGTCTATCCGACGAGCCAGGCGCATGCCGAGGCAGCGCCAGCGGAGGACGCACCCGCGTCCGAAGCCGCCAACGCCATCGACACTGCCGCCGACGCCGTTTCCTACCAATCTGCCGAGCCCGCCGAGCGCGAGCCCGAATGTGCAGTCGAGGAGCAGGAGCCGGCATTGGCTGCTTCGTTCTGATCCGGCACGGCCCCTCACGGGGCCTTGCCTTTTTCCTATTCGTCCAAGGAGAACCATCATGGCAGCCACATCGGCACCTACGAGATCAGCCCTACCCATCGTCGTCCCGGGCCAGCTCACGTTGCGGACCATCCGGGGCAAGAACGGCCCGTTCACGGTTGGGCGCCTTTCTACCCCCATCGGCGAGTTCGCGGTTAAAGACGCGGAGTTGGAGCAGTACCCCGAAGGAAAGTACGACGGGGATTTCGTCATTCGCTACATCTTCGCGAAGTCCTATCCGGTCGCGGGCGGCGCGCGGTTTGAAGTGCGCGCAAACCTCGACGGCATGACGCTCAACGGCATCGACAAACTGAGTCGTGATGAGGCCCGCAGCTTCGCCACCCAGGAAGTCGATCCACTCGATGAAGAGCTGGGGACGCAGCCTGCGGAAACGCCGGCCAAGCCCGCCAAGGCCTCCAGACCCGCCAAGCCCGCACCCGTGCAGGCCTCGGCGGACCCGCTGGTCGATACCACGCCCTTCGGTGTGGATGCACCGACGCCCGCTGCGGCGGCTGCCCCTGGCAGCACCGAAGAGGGCGACGTTGCTTTGTTCGGCTTGCTCTGGCCGCTGGGCGATTCCGTGAAATTGGATTCGACCATCGACCGCCGCGCCCTGCGCGCGCAGATCGCCCGCCTGGGCGATCTGGGCTACGCGCTGGACTTCAAAACGCAGGAGTGGAGCCGCCAGGCCGAACTGCAACCTGCGTGATCGCAGACACCGCATGCGCGGTGTTCTTCATCCACCCGCCGGGGCTCTTTCCCTATGCGGGGAGGCCCCCGGCTTTCTTCTGGAGGTCTCCATCATGTCCACCATCGATTGCGATACACCCCGTTCTTCGCTGGGTGAACCCGCGTGGCGAGCTGTTTGCAAGACAGCCGCCGAGCACGCCCAGCGTGGTTGTGGCCTGTCCTGGGACCACTGGGTCACGCTTTTCAGTTCGGAGATCGACGCGCAAGCCAGTCGATTGCCGGAAGAGCAACGCGCACAGGCGCTGCAGATCGCACAGGAATGGGGCTACGCCACACCGGCCGAAAGGCAGGAAACCCAGGACTGGAACGCCGAAAACGGCTACTGCTCGCACGGAATCGAACTGGGTTATTGCCCGTCCGGTTGCGATTCGGACTATTGAGGTCCGGCACACGTCATCGCCGCTTGCGCGGCTTTTCTCCACCCCTTGGGGCAGCACCTGCCTCAGGGGCGGTGCTGTTTCCGATTCACCGAGGACATCACCATGAGTCGGCACTACTTCGACACCGTTCACAAGGGCTTTCCCATCACCGTCGTACTGGGCTGGGACCGGCCGGCAAATTACTTCTTCCTATTCATCGAAAAGCCGGCCGAGCTGATCGACGATACCGCGAAGGTCGAGAGCGACGACTTCTTGTACAGCAACCTGCACGAGAGCGACCCGTTCAACCACTACCTGGACTACTACCGAGTGGTCCTGCGCCATTTCCACATCGACGTGCCCGAAAGCATGTTCACCGAAGTCCAACAGGACTGCGAGGGCAACGTTGGCAACCGTGTAGTCAAGCATCAGGCCGACGGCTCGTTCACCGAACAGACGTTCTGAACGCCCAAGCGGATCGAACACCTTATCCGCATTCCTTCATCCCTAACGGGGCATTCGCTGCCCCTGCGGGCGGTGCTGCCCCTCATTTCATCGAGGACACCACCATGCACGCACACACTTCATCCACCACGCTGTTCCACATCGACGAATGCCCGGACCTGATGGCCGACGCCTGCGTCGGCGACGACCAGGGCAGCCTGATCTTCCTGTCCATCTGGGCGCGCGACACCGCCGTCCAGCAGTTCCTCGCCCGCCTGACCCTCGGGCGCGACGAGCAGGGACTGGACCAGTTCCACATCCTCACCGACCAGGGCGGCAGCGTCCCGGTGTTCATCGGCAACGTC
Above is a window of Parvibaculum lavamentivorans DS-1 DNA encoding:
- a CDS encoding DUF3275 family protein; this encodes MAATSAPTRSALPIVVPGQLTLRTIRGKNGPFTVGRLSTPIGEFAVKDAELEQYPEGKYDGDFVIRYIFAKSYPVAGGARFEVRANLDGMTLNGIDKLSRDEARSFATQEVDPLDEELGTQPAETPAKPAKASRPAKPAPVQASADPLVDTTPFGVDAPTPAAAAAPGSTEEGDVALFGLLWPLGDSVKLDSTIDRRALRAQIARLGDLGYALDFKTQEWSRQAELQPA